The Apium graveolens cultivar Ventura chromosome 3, ASM990537v1, whole genome shotgun sequence sequence GTCAGTCTATAATAGTTAACACACCTAATTTATTGTCGGAGAAATTAAGAAAAGTAAACAACTTTCCATGTAGTTGCTTACTTGGCACAGGTGATATTATACCAACGGCGCTAGGAAGACACTAGGACTAACAACCGAATAACTAAGATTTATTACAAATAAACAAATTGTATTAAATTAAATTAGAATCCAAATAGAAGTTCTTAAACCCAGCCCATAAACCCAGCTCACGTActatataaacattaataattttgaatcattaacaacattagAGAATTGTCACAGACTCACGATGGACAGAGAGGAATGTGACATTTGCGAAGGACTAAAGGTAGGGTTTCGCTTTGCGCCTTCACCACACGAAGTCTTGCTCCAATATCTCATCCCTATGATCCAAAAACAACCACTCCCCTGCGATCGTATCATCAAACAAGCTGATGTTTACGGAGCCTCGACGCAATGCGAAGTTTTCAGAGACGATGATCTCTTCTGGCAGTCAGCATCATCCGGCAAGAAGAAGACTATTTACGTGTTCACTAAGTTGTCCAAGAACGGTAAGCGTGTTTCGAGGAGAGCTGGTCGTGGCACTTGGGTTGGTCAGAGTAATAAAATGATTAAGGACAAGAAGAGTAATGAGGTTCTTGGAAGCAGAGGAGCTTTTACGTACAAAATCGACAAGAAGGTGAGTAGTAATGGTGAGAGTGGTGATAAGTGGTGCATGTATGAGTATACTCTGGATGATAAATTTTCGAAAAAACTTGGTTTACCAGAATCAGTTCAAGACTATGCGATATG is a genomic window containing:
- the LOC141711217 gene encoding NAC domain-containing protein JA2-like, whose amino-acid sequence is MDREECDICEGLKVGFRFAPSPHEVLLQYLIPMIQKQPLPCDRIIKQADVYGASTQCEVFRDDDLFWQSASSGKKKTIYVFTKLSKNGKRVSRRAGRGTWVGQSNKMIKDKKSNEVLGSRGAFTYKIDKKVSSNGESGDKWCMYEYTLDDKFSKKLGLPESVQDYAICEIIKRGDDNASEYSVNLLESSNQYDTDSSVLMGEVNLLIDMTLEAENQESKSIML